GGCCTTTCCATAACACCAGGATATCATCTACATAGCGGAAATATCCCTGTATGTATGACTTAAATTTACTTTCTAGGAACAATTTTTTCTCCAGGTTGTAAACAAACAAGTTGGCGAGGGACGGTGCGACCGCAGCACCCATCGAGGTCCCCTGGCGTTGCCAATAATGGTCATTCCCAAACCTGAAATAGTTTTTATGTAGGACCATAGCCAAACAATCTACAATAAAGTAAATTAAGTGATGTGAGAGATTAGTATCCAGGAGCACTTCTTCCACTATACTAATACCTTCTTCCTGTGGAATGGATGTATACAGACTTTGTATGTCTATGCTACATAGTATGGTATCTGGTTCGATATTAATTCCATTCAATTTGCATAGTAAGTCTGTGGTATCTTTTAAACAAGTAGGTATTTCACTTACAAGCGGTTGTAAATACTTATCCACAAACTTCGACAATGGTTCTAAAACCGATCCTATTCCTGACACTATTGGTCTACACGGAGGGTTAACCAGTGCTTTGTGGATTTTGGGAAGAAGGTATAGTACAGGCGTCCGTGGATACTCAGTTGTGAGAAACTCTCTTACATTTGGAGTGATAACCCCATTTTCAAATGCATCTGTGACAAATTTATCAATTTCGTTTTTAAGGGTCACAGGTAACAGTCACCAGACTGATTTGATTGTATTTTCCACCAGACTGTTACCATTACCCCAGCGTTAAAGAAATGACAGAAAGAGATTACTCAGAATTATCCAACAAAGGCGCAAATACTTTTGCCTACAGTGATGAAGATATTAATCGAATCCTGTCTAGTTTGGAAACTGAGCAACTTATACCAATTGAATCAATCCCACAGAGCGATGTGGCAAAAGAATTACTAAATCtacaaaagaaagaaatacataCAAGTCTACATGTGAGCACATTAGCGGAATATATCAAGACTAAACGAATACCGAGGGGTCTGCGCCTCGACATTAAGCCTAATTTGTGCGCAGAAGACCAGCTTTTACAACAGCGCTGGCTAGAAATATGCAATAAATGCAGCATAGACCTGATGGTACTTACTGTAGAAAGGCTTACCGTGAAACTGCATGAAATCAGAACATCCATAACTGCTTCTACTGCGAAACTGACAGAGGAAAGGGGCGCTGAGCAGTGCAACAAAATCCTCAGCGACCATAAAGATATCCTGGAGAGACTCCGTTCCTCCATAACTGACAGGAAGCGCGCAAAGTTCAACAGAGACGCCAAGGACTATCAGGAAGGAAAGGTGTACACGTGGAGAGAGGAGCGGAAGTGGCAGCGCTCCGAACACCAGCAGAGGACCGGACTGCCAGCTCCCTTCAGAAACCAACGCAGAGGTGCATCACAAAGCGCATCATACACCCAGAGAGGTGGCAGGAAAGGATTTCCGACACAACTACAAGGCGCCTCAGCATATTCCACCTCTAGCGGGGAAGACCTACCTTTGTCCTCAGGCTCGGCTCCTTTTTTAGAACAGTGCTCCCCAACACAGGAGGAACATCGGAAAGACAAACACGGCGCAAAGAAGGCCCCAGACAGAGAGAGTAATCCGAAAAGGAATCGCAAGCAGATCAGGTAAATAACCTAGTTGTGAATATCTCTACGGTTAACCTGACTAAGGCTGAACTCTCTCTGTTAAATAAAGGCTTAAACTTTGTACCTACATACACTCTGGATCCCATAGAGTGGGAGATT
This is a stretch of genomic DNA from Xenopus laevis strain J_2021 chromosome 6S, Xenopus_laevis_v10.1, whole genome shotgun sequence. It encodes these proteins:
- the LOC121395064 gene encoding uncharacterized protein LOC121395064, which gives rise to MTERDYSELSNKGANTFAYSDEDINRILSSLETEQLIPIESIPQSDVAKELLNLQKKEIHTSLHVSTLAEYIKTKRIPRGLRLDIKPNLCAEDQLLQQRWLEICNKCSIDLMVLTVERLTVKLHEIRTSITASTAKLTEERGAEQCNKILSDHKDILERLRSSITDRKRAKFNRDAKDYQEGKVYTWREERKWQRSEHQQRTGLPAPFRNQRRGASQSASYTQRGGRKGFPTQLQGASAYSTSSGEDLPLSSGSAPFLEQCSPTQEEHRKDKHGAKKAPDRESNPKRNRKQIRP